A genomic window from Yarrowia lipolytica chromosome 1D, complete sequence includes:
- a CDS encoding uncharacterized protein (Compare to YALI0D02959g, similar to uniprot|P18409 Saccharomyces cerevisiae YAL010c MDM10 involved in mitochondrial morphology and inheritance, similar to Saccharomyces cerevisiae MDM10 (YAL010C); ancestral locus Anc_7.103) produces MLTFMEHILYSFYDASGWHRDNLYALLTHSSQNLIDFRVPEGVAMNVSALSTPNSASSYTLTNLGHIQGSVAYLSTSLSLPRPHSGTLDLHTVVPGYHKLDPINSQDRIYDTIWQGGKPIHRQDSLLFGRLALPTNTLEAMYVRRFNPTTQLLVTCVSGAHLKSGGALTLYWQKDCRQYAHELLYSTNEALLGARGLYNFGVDMSKPHIASRLSVGGEFYYGVLNKSPGMSTALRYVTQSAYTGSPLTMTLTCNPIMGEFSSTYSLRTGPSSSFSTRYDFNMYSYLSNLSMGAEVWKSRDSVFKLSSSLQDKTARVLWGGRYKDILVNTGVAFDYGGRVPDVTAIGVEFQYAC; encoded by the coding sequence ATGTTGACATTCATGGAACACATCCTCTACTCTTTCTACGACGCGTCTGGATGGCACCGCGACAATCTCTACGCGCTGCTGACGCATTCGTCACAAAACCTGATCGACTTCCGAGTGCCTGAGGGCGTGGCAATGAATGTGTCGGCCCTCAGCACCCCCAATTCCGCCTCCTCCTACACCCTCACCAACCTGGGCCACATTCAAGGCTCGGTGGCATACCTGTCTACCTCGCTGTCGCTGCCCAGACCCCACTCGGGGACCCTGGATCTCCACACGGTGGTCCCAGGATACCATAAACTGGACCCGATCAACTCGCAGGACAGAATCTACGACACGATATGGCAGGGCGGGAAACCAATCCATAGACAAGATAGTCTGCTGTTTGGTCGCCTGGCACtgcccacaaacaccctGGAAGCCATGTACGTGAGGAGATTCAACCCCACGACGCAATTGCTCGTAACTTGTGTTTCTGGCGCTCATCTCAAATCAGGAGGAGCTCTGACGCTCTATTGGCAAAAGGATTGTCGTCAGTACGCCCACGAGCTGCTCTACTCCACAAACGAGGCATTGTTGGGTGCCAGAGGACTCTACAACTTTGGAGTCGACATGTCCAAGCCCCACATTGCCTCCCGACTCAGTGTGGGGGGAGAATTCTACTACGGAGTACTAAACAAGTCGCCAGGAATGTCTACGGCGCTCAGATACGTGACCCAGTCGGCCTACACGGGGTCTCCACTCACCATGACTCTCACATGTAATCCAATCATGGGGGAGTTCTCGTCGACGTACTCTCTGAGAACGGGGCCGTCaagctccttctcaacaAGATACGACTTTAACATGTACTCATACCTGTCTAATCTCAGCATGGGCGCGGAGGTGtggaagtcacgtgattcggTGTTCAAGCTGAGCTCCAGTTTGCAGGACAAGACGGCCCGGGTTTTGTGGGGTGGTCGGTACAAGGATATTTTGGTGAATACGGGGGTAGCTTTTGATTATGGGGGGAGGGTTCCGGATGTGACTGCTATTGGGGTGGAGTTTCAGTATGCGTGTTAG
- a CDS encoding uncharacterized protein (Compare to YALI0D03113g, similar to Saccharomyces cerevisiae COG4 (YPR105C); ancestral locus Anc_3.419, weakly similar to uniprot|Q06096 Saccharomyces cerevisiae YPR105c) — protein MAAYTATNEHELIALVTQIDEDLRSRDSELDAATLNIRRLTRLDNFRANLATLESSQLAFKLGEAAQLGTSISQRVRSRDVEKERLLENHVHVTQTLKLKRDLEAIHRAMDQRSWESAAALVNSCLTEIPSEVIEGGLSRDKVPSGEHPQPPRQQLDEICESLGKLFLREFDKAIQSRDVHELTRYFKLFPLVDRTELGLSTYASFVCSIITEESRKLLQGAPATPPSAFYGLITSRLFENVATIVVQHGKVVDKHYGKGHMLLVIQNIQKEADVQAGIIVDTWFDERRVEKMVEMGDYDDLKHVSDLLAECGMILNRWALYRKFLAGFEGGDKVTEKSMFQQKIDSRVLPVFAELTRAFFQASIQKAVELEVVNEDTHVTSLVEDTMYILKTVLGHIVGTGVESHVSSQLTMLRKVLDSAYISHFQTRIREYAPKQLAGVTAATTQSTLSGLPPSEEKRVKLFCLYINSGGSSCDYVNKIVDHVNLTVYSDKSHVESALSSFSTGVSAKLEDLVAQSVQLLYSNIFSPHLRSLVTVSFRNTVYLASSDDTSSACAYLFNNGWTKLLAGWSDELSFGYDRLVSLMVTSLAKLLEKKIWGLNVNEMGAIALDRDVSKIISHVTSNRYKLRDKFVRVAQLVTLVGLDDEEEEEGIDLLVSTIGYEDDQLPYPSLALFILILEGNPLFPICRLL, from the exons atggcGGCGTACACAGCGACAAACGAACACGAACTCATAGCGCTGGTGACCCAGATCGACGAGGATctgcggtcacgtgactccgAGCTGGACGCAGCGACGCTCAATATTCGCCGACTGACCCGGCTCGACAACTTCCGGGCCAACCTGGCGACGCTGGAATCGTCTCAATTGGCGTTCAAATTGGGCGAGGCGGCCCAGCTGGGGACCAGCATCAGTCAGCGTGtacggtcacgtgatgtaGAAAAGGAGCGGCTGCTCGAGAACCACgtgcacgtgacccagaCGCTCAAGCTGAAGCGGGATCTAGAGGCCATTCATCGGGCCATGGATCAACGCAGCTGGGAGTCGGCGGCCGCACTGGTCAACAGCTGCTTGACAGAGATACCCTCAGAGGTCATCGAGGGTGGgctatcacgtgacaaggTCCCTTCCGGCGAGCATCCGCAGCCTCCGCGACAACAATTGGATGAAATCTGCGAGTCTCTGGGCAAATTGTTTCTTCGAGAGTTCGACAAGGCAatccagtcacgtgatgtgcATGAGCTGACGCGATATTTCAAGCTGTTTCCTCTTGTGGATCGCACCGAGCTTGGGTTATCAACCTATGCTTCTTTTGTCTGTTCTATCATCACTGAGGAGAGTCGTAAGTTGCTTCAGGGCGCTCCTGCCACACCTCCATCGGCCTTCTATGGGCTTATCACGTCCAGGCTGTTTGAAAACGTGGCTACAATCGTTGTTCAGCATGGAAAAGTGGTGGACAAGCATTATGGCAAGGGCCACATGTTGCTGGTGATTCAGAACATTCAAAAGGAGGCCGATGTGCAGGCCGGAATCATTGTGGATACGTGGTTTGATGAGAGGAGGgttgagaagatggtggAAATGGGCGATTATGACGACCTGAAACACGTGTCGGACTTGTTGGCAGAATGTGGCATGATTCTCAACCGGTGGGCGTTGTATAGAAAGTTTCTTGCCGGTTTTGAAGGCGGAGACAAAGTGACGGAAAAGAGCATGTTTCAGCAAAAGATTGACTCCCGTGTTTTGCCCGTGTTCGCGGAACTCACAAGAGCCTTCTTCCAGGCGTCCATCCAGAAGGCGGTGGAACTGGAAGTCGTCAATGAAGAcacccacgtgacttctCTGGTGGAGGACACAATGTACATTCTCAAAACCGTCCTGGGACACATTGTGGGCACCGGAGTggagagtcacgtgagcagTCAGCTAACAATGCTGCGCAAAGTGCTGGATTCGGCCTATATAAGCCATTTCCAGACCCGCATTCGGGAGTATGCTCCCAAACAGCTGGCGGGAGTGACTGCAGCAACCACCCAGTCCACATTATCAGGCTTACCTCCCAGTGAAGAGAAACGGGTGAAGCTGTTTTGCCTGTATATTAACAGTGGAGGTAGCAGTTGTGATTACGTGAACAAGATTgttgatcacgtgaatctGACTGTCTATTCGGACAAGTCGCATGTTGAGAGTGCGCtgtcttctttctccacCGGAGTTTCAGCCAAGTTGGAGGATTTGGTGGCCCAATCTGTGCAGCTTCTTTACTCCAATATTTTCTCGCCCCATTTGCGATCTCTAGTGACTGTGTCGTTTCGGAACACGGTTTATCTGGCTTCTTCCGATGACACCTCTTCGGCGTGTGCTTACTTGTTCAATAATGGGTGGACAAAGCTGCTGGCAGGGTGGTCAGACGAGTTGTCGTTTGGCTACGACCGGTTGGTGAGTCTCATGGTGACCAGTCTGGCGaaactgctggagaagaagatctgGGGGCTCAATGTTAATGAAATGGGAGCCATTGCCCTGGACAGAGACGTGAGCAAGATTATAAGCCACGTGACTAGCAACCGCTACAAATTGCGCGACAAGTTTGTGCGTGTGGCCCAGCTGGTGACTTTGGTGGGTTtggatgatgaggaggaggaggagggcatTGA CTTGCTTGTTTCCACGATCGGATATGAAGATGATCAGCTTCCCTACCCCAGTTTAGCTCTGTTCATTTTGATCCTTGAAGGCAACCCGCTCTTCCCGATTTGCAGACTTCTctga
- a CDS encoding uncharacterized protein (Compare to YALI0D02981g, highly similar to uniprot|P09230 Yarrowia lipolytica Alkaline extracellular protease precursor XPR2 gene), whose amino-acid sequence MKLATSLTLFTAVLAAPLAAPAPDVAPAVAEGSASAAYSAILSVVSKQSSKFSALQKRELDEEDRYIVVFDSEASVEQIAAEIAKLDALVDQESSNGITSALDLSAYNDGSGFLGFVGKFNSTIVNQLNQSPILTVEQDTYVPEPKFFAEPVLDKRAIETDENPPNWGLGRISHKQFQGEGNETYVRETTAKHSTVAYVVDSGVRITHEMFQGRAVWGANLLDDIDEDLKGHGSHVAGTLGGKDYGVDVNTKIVAVKVFGANGGGPQSVVNAGFTWALNDFIKNRNTVPRGVLNYSGGGSVLASQDVILARAVKEGLVVVTSAGNDAKDACTDGPANNGAKTHGFITVASLNEHNVNAYDSNWGTCVDVWAPGSKIPSASHKSDTGIVIMRGTSMASPHVAGLATYYMSISDKTLSPGEVEDLITKSNTDVLTFDLKGSPNAVAYNGNGQ is encoded by the coding sequence ATGAAACTTGCTACTTCATTGACCCTTTTCACGGCTGTTCTGGCCGCTCCTCtggctgctcctgctcctgaTGTTGCCCCCGCAGTGGCTGAAGGATCCGCGTCGGCAGCCTACTCTGCCATTCTCTCGGTTGTTTCCAAGCAATCGTCCAAGTTCTCCGCCCTGCAGAAGCGCGAGCTGGACGAAGAGGACCGGTACATTGTTGTGTTTGACAGCGAGGCATCGGTCGAGCAGATTGCAGCCGAGATTGCGAAACTGGACGCTCTGGTCGACCAGGAATCGTCCAACGGCATCACCTCTGCTCTCGATCTGTCCGCCTACAATGACGGCTCGGGGTTCCTTGGCTTTGTTGGCAAGttcaactccaccatcgTGAACCAGCTCAACCAGTCGCCCATCTTGACTGTGGAGCAAGACACCTATGTGCCGGAGCCCAAGTTTTTTGCCGAGCCCGTGCTCGACAAGCGAGCCATCGAGACCGACGAGAACCCGCCCAATTGGGGACTAGGCCGAATTTCCCACAAGCAGTTCCAGGGCGAGGGAAACGAGACCTACGTGCGAGAAACCACCGCTAAGCACTCCACCGTGGCCTACGTTGTGGACTCGGGAGTCCGAATCACCCACGAAATGTTCCAGGGCCGGGCCGTATGGGGAGCCAACCTGCTTGACGACATCGACGAGGACTTGAAGGGCCACGGATCCCACGTTGCAGGCACCTTGGGCGGAAAAGACTACGGAGTCGACGTCAACACCAAGATCGTTGCGGTCAAAGTGTTCGGAGCTAACGGCGGAGGACCCCAGTCCGTCGTTAATGCCGGATTCACCTGGGCCCTCAACGACTTCATCAAGAACCGAAACACCGTGCCCCGAGGAGTGCTCAACTACTCCGGAGGTGGAAGCGTGCTTGCCTCACAAGATGTCATTCTTGCCCGAGCCGTCAAGGAGGGTCTCGTAGTGGTAACATCTGCTGGCAACGACGCCAAGGATGCTTGTACCGATGGTCCCGCCAACAACGGAGCCAAAACCCACGGTTTTATCACGGTCGCATCTCTCAACGAGCACAACGTGAACGCCTATGACTCCAACTGGGGCACGTGTGTGGACGTGTGGGCCCCGGGCTCGAAGATCCCTTCTGCCAGTCACAAGAGCGACACCGGCATCGTCATAATGAGAGGAACCTCCATGGCCAGCCCCCATGTAGCTGGTCTCGCCACCTATTACATGTCCATCAGCGACAAGACTCTATCTCCCGGCGAGGTGGAGGATCTTATCACCAAGTCCAACACCGACGTTCTTACCTTTGATCTCAAGGGCAGCCCCAATGCCGTTGCCTACAACGGAAATGGTCAGTAG
- a CDS encoding uncharacterized protein (Compare to YALI0D02995g, similar to uniprot|Q02804 Saccharomyces cerevisiae YPL051w ARL3 ADP-ribosylation factor-like protein member of the arf-sar family in the ras superfamily) — translation MYHLAKSVYQQLTRKEEYSVLILGLDNAGKTTFLERLKGEFGGKSLPPERINPTIGQNVGHVIVDGMHLKLWDVGGQENLRTLWNAYYAECHAIVFVVDSTDRERLEECKNTLKEVVVNEATEGIPLLMLANKQDCEDSMDVVDIIEIFNKIAEHVSARDSRVLPISAKEGTGVGDAGRWLAVRLGRPESLPLKSGGNVTAKPESEESADLGKKLDLSECLRHTLFIHYSTTVSPIINGTNNLSLLSW, via the exons ATGTACCATCTGGCGAAGAGCGTGTATCAGCAGCTGACGCGCAAGGAGG AATACTCCGTGCTCATTTTGGGTCTCGACAATGCAGGCAAGACT ACCTTCCTGGAACGGTTGAAGGGCGAGTTTGGAGGCAAATCTCTCCCTCCGGAACGAATCAATCCCACCATTGGCCAGAACgtgggtcatgtgattgtggaCGGAATGCATCTCAAATTGTGGGACGTCGGAGGCCAGGAGAACTTGCGGACGCTGTGGAACGCGTATTACGCCGAGTGCCATGCgattgtgtttgtggtcgACTCAACTGATCGCGAGCGACTGGAGGAGTGCAAGAACAccctcaaggaggtggtggtcaaCGAGGCCACGGAGGGCATTCCTCTGCTGATGCTGGCCAATAAACAGGACTGCGAAGATTCGATGGACGTGGTGGATATCATTGAGATTTTCAACAAGATTGCCGAGCACGTGAgcgcacgtgactccagaGTCTTGCCGATAAGTGCCAAGGAGGGCACAGGAGTGGGAGATGCGGGGAGATGGCTTGCGGTGAGGTTGGGGAGA CCCGAAAGCCTCCCACTCAAGTCTGGAGGAAATGTGACGGCCAAGCCCGAAT CTGAGGAATCTGCAGACTTGGGGAAAAAACTGGACTTGTCCGAGTGTCTCCGACATACACTTTTCATCCACTATTCCACCACTGTTTCCCCGATTATCAACGGTACAAATAACCTGTCATTGTTGTCTTGGTAG
- a CDS encoding uncharacterized protein (Compare to YALI0D03069g, similar to uniprot|P04161 Saccharomyces cerevisiae YDR408c ADE8 phosphoribosylglycinamide formyltransferase (GART), similar to Saccharomyces cerevisiae ADE8 (YDR408C); ancestral locus Anc_5.508) produces MKIGPRISLVISSSPTAYGLERAQTAGIPTHVHSLASYYGDLPKDAKTERMAARQKFNADLGNFIVSKTDTSLVVCAGWMLILSPKFLEPVEAAKMSIINLHPALPGAFAGIRAIERAWEAGQKGEVSKGGVMIHYVIAAVDEGEPLVVKELEMVPGESLDEYEDRVHKVEHVAIVEGAKKALKERQSNHLRSQRCDRIGDHVSRSVVNSDR; encoded by the exons ATGA AAATCGGCCCCCGCATCTCGCTCGTCATTTCGTCGTCTCCGACCGCTTATGGACTGGAGCGAGCACAAACGGCCGGAATCCCCACCCACGTCCATTCTCTGGCGTCCTACTATGGCGATTTGCCCAAGGATGCCAAGACGGAGCGTATGGCGGCCCGACAGAAGTTCAACGCCGATCTGGGCAACTTCATCGTATCCAAAACCGACACTTCGCTGGTGGTATGTGCTGGGTGGATGCTGATTCTGTCGCCCAAGTTTCTGGAACCTGTGGAGGCGGCCAAAATGTCCATCATCAACCTGCATCCTGCTCTGCCCGGCGCTTTTGCCGGAATCAGAGCCATTGAACGGGCCTGGGAAGCCGGCCAGAAGGGCGAGGTATCCAAGGGCGGAGTCATGATCCACTACGTGATTGCCGCAGTGGACGAGGGAGAGCCGctggtggtcaaggagTTGGAAATGGTACCTGGCGAGAGTCTGGACGAGTACGAAGACCGGGTCCACAAGGTCGAGCATGTGGCCATTGTTGAGGGTGCTAAGAAGGCTCTGAAGGAGAGACAATCT AATCACTTAAGATCACAGAGATGTGACCGGATCggtgatcacgtgagcagATCGGTGGTAAACAGTGATAGATAA
- a CDS encoding uncharacterized protein (Compare to YALI0D02937g, similar to uniprot|O94657 Schizosaccharomyces pombe Dnaj related protein) — MVNYTSENLYVRLGLSKNATSAEIKKVYRKLALESHPDKVAEDERSQAEIKFKAYSEAYEILIDEDRRAAYDYEQENPGYGAYGGGGGGYNEFDAQDFASFFNNMGSDPRPNAAKPMRATRTDDLHVDFSLSLEELYKGKVLKMGSSRKILCSVCTGSGARKGARARVCGVCSGEGYVKKIQRAGRGYATQSWTECDTCKTTGKTYRKADKCGPCGGSGCEEESKILEFYVPPGTKDGETLVQYGETDELPGMKPGDIVAHIKQEKHSVFSRQGQDLHAEISISLGEALCGFSKIMFTQLDGRGLRISSPPGNVIKPGDILKVANEGMPSKSGKIGSLYVKVNIVFPDSGWTRERSELRKVLDIFPGEKQKEQEDPRQIVDDVSFKQVQELPEYKEEEESTMPGVPDCQTQ; from the coding sequence ATGGTCAACTACACGAGCGAAAACCTCTATGTTCGACTAGGGCTTTCCAAGAACGCAACGTCGGCGGAGATCAAAAAAGTCTACCGAAAACTGGCGCTGGAGTCCCATCCCGACAAGGTGGCGGAAGACGAACGAAGCCAGGCCGAAATCAAGTTCAAGGCCTACTCGGAGGCCTACGAGATTTTGATTGATGAAGATCGGCGTGCGGCGTACGATTACGAGCAGGAAAACCCCGGATATGGGGCCTATGGCGGCGGTGGCGGTGGCTATAACGAGTTTGATGCTCAGGATTTCGCATCTTTTTTCAACAATATGGGCTCGGATCCCCGTCCAAATGCCGCCAAACCCATGCGCGCGACCCGCACCGACGATCTGCATGTCGATTTCTCGttgtctctggaggaacTGTACAAGGGCAAGGTGTTGAAGATGGGATCTTCGCGGAAGATTCTGTGTTCGGTTTGTACGGGCTCTGGGGCTCGAAAGGGCGCCCGTGcgcgtgtttgtggtgtCTGTTCGGGCGAGGGATacgtcaagaagatccagcGGGCGGGCCGCGGCTATGCAACGCAATCTTGGACCGAATGTGACACCTGCAAAACGACCGGCAAAACGTATAGAAAGGCCGACAAGTGTGGACCGTGTGGCGGCTCGGGATGCGAAGAGGAAAGCAAGATTCTCGAGTTCTACGTGCCTCCCGGAACCAAGGATGGTGAAACTCTGGTTCAATATGGCGAAACTGACGAGTTGCCCGGAATGAAGCCCGGTGACATTGTGGCCCATATCAAGCAGGAAAAGCACTCTGTCTTCTCCCGACAGGGACAGGATCTGCATGCCGAGATATCAATTTCGCTCGGCGAGGCGCTCTGCGGCTTTTCCAAAATCATGTTCACCCAATTGGACGGACGGGGGCTGCGAATCTCCTCTCCGCCCGGAAACGTCATCAAACCGGGAGATATTCTCAAGGTGGCCAATGAAGGCATGCCCAGCAAGTCGGGCAAGATCGGAAGTCTCTATGTCAAGGTCAATATTGTGTTTCCCGACTCGGGATGGACCCGAGAGCGAAGCGAACTGCGAAAAGTGCTGGATATCTTTCCAGGAGAAAAGCAGAAAGAGCAGGAAGATCCTCGACAGATTGTGGATGACGTTAGTTTCAAACAGGTCCAGGAATTACCGGAATataaggaggaggaggagagtaCCATGCCGGGGGTTCCTGATTGTCAGACGCAGTAG
- a CDS encoding uncharacterized protein (Compare to YALI0D03091g, similar to Saccharomyces cerevisiae SPO7 (YAL009W); ancestral locus Anc_7.104, weakly similar to uniprot|P18410 Saccharomyces cerevisiae YAL009w SPO7 meiotic protein), which translates to MESSPDFLPESDGDTEVELLPNLKLAGVTEPRRREKPVLKPPKTADAENIPLPPSPPPLSSPSEIYSNLLILEESLRQQYLNQRQSQRKYSTFYFVLLSLTAYLVYSQIYPSIYSYVFFFHRFCLIAVLSTLGLFHLSGMYTKKLVYPRKFIYNSNRGLRGFNVKLVKTGGYFSSTVHLVLNTRVFSTENIEQWEEYRLGYFERERKKKIKEKKERKERKEPVRS; encoded by the coding sequence ATGGAAAGCAGCCCCGACTTCCTTCCAGAATCGGATGGAGACACAGAAGTGGAACTGCTGCCCAACCTCAAGCTTGCGGGCGTCACGGAGCCACGCCGACGCGAAAAACCCGTGTTGAAACCGCCCAAAACCGCAGATGCAGAGAACATTCCGTtacctccttctcctcccccGTTATCGTCTCCTTCGGAGATTTATTCGAATCTGCTAAtcctggaggagtctcTGAGACAGCAGTATCTCAACCAGCGGCAATCGCAGCGTAAGTACTCGACATTTTACTTTGTTTTGCTGAGTTTGACGGCGTATTTGGTCTACTCTCAGATCTACCCTTCCATTTATTCCTAcgtcttctttttccatCGCTTCTGTCTGATTGCGGTTCTGTCAACTCTGGGACTGTTTCATCTCTCTGGAATGTACACCAAGAAACTGGTTTACCCAAGGAAGTTCATATACAACTCAAATCGAGGTCTCCGCGGGTTCAATGTCAAGTTGGTGAAAACGGGAGGCTACTTTTCGTCCACCGTTCATTTGGTGCTGAATACAAGGGTGTTTAGCACCGAGAACATCGAGCAATGGGAAGAATACAGATTGGGGTACtttgagagagagagaaagaagaagatcaaggaaaagaaggaaagGAAGGAAAGGAAGGAGCCTGTCCGCAGTTGA
- a CDS encoding uncharacterized protein (Compare to YALI0D02915g, no similarity) has translation MFPKTPVAATSRKQASFRDENALLPGKSALDNGNPTKPASKNKQFVTPTQVTRRVPLGGKDVNKHNSGQSQSQLSQAQPQQSQLSQSQQLSHSQGLSHPQGLGHLKTGLHSTGRSSMRASARKRLQVRNDNAAPPAETKHVGLPRHLWATTEVELMPPKEPDAAPDVFEEWTLDDDILGDTDVLAPARGKRNSLDLDWDELDQLLPESPVNSKGGATSTPKRDHVPRNLPRNDVTRNVTQPVRAKSREASSSTSSVHVTGLPVKSKPIAKPFSRRPARAMVPSAQLRNKENVPRPAPASVTPVRSSTPSRIPVKKNSTPTASSTTPRKAAVTPVRPTHNFMNPTKSAEAKMRVKVETPTMNVTPNRASPRARGGRGSRMAFSDTLRPSPVESGVESGLEKSDGPDNRPTTADSNWSNITDPMDRFSFEED, from the coding sequence ATGTTTCCAAAAACCCCTGTGGCTGCCACGTCGCGTAAACAGGCGTCTTTTCGCGACGAGAACGCGTTGCTGCCTGGAAAATCTGCGCTCGACAACGGCAACCCCACGAAACCGGCGTCCAAAAACAAGCAGTTTGTGACCCCCACCCAGGTCACCCGACGAGTGCCTCTGGGCGGCAAAGACGTTAACAAACACAATTCGGGGCAGTCCCAGAGTCAGCTTTCTCAGGCTCAACCCCAGCAAAGCCAGCTTAGTCAGTCGCAGCAGCTTAGTCATTCACAAGGACTCAGTCACCCACAAGGACTGGGTCACCTCAAAACGGGACTACACTCGACCGGACGGTCGAGTATGCGAGCGAGTGCTCGAAAACGACTTCAGGTGCGCAACGACAATgcggctcctccagcggAAACCAAACACGTCGGATTACCTCGGCATTTGTGGGCCACGACGGAGGTGGAGCTGATGCCTCCCAAGGAGCCTGATGCGGCGCCAGACGTGTTTGAAGAATGGACTTTGGACGACGACATTCTGGGTGATACAGACGTGCTGGCTCCCGCTCGGGGCAAGCGCAATTCGCTGGATCTCGACTGGGATGAACTGGACCAGTTGTTGCCCGAATCTCCGGTGAATTCAAAGGGGGGAGCCACCAGTACCCCTAAGCGGGATCATGTGCCCAGAAACTTGCCTAGAAACGACGTGACCAGAAATGTGACCCAGCCGGTCCGAGCCAAATCCCGTGAGGCGTCTTCTTCGACTTCTTcagttcacgtgactggacTGCCCGTCAAGAGCAAGCCCATTGCGAAACCGTTTTCGCGACGTCCCGCTCGGGCCATGGTTCCTTCGGCCCAGCTCAGAAACAAGGAGAATGTTCCGCGACCGGCACCCGCATCGGTGACGCCAGTTCGGTCCTCCACTCCGTCGAGAATTCCAGTGAAGAAGAATTCGACGCCAACTGCTTCTTCGACAACCCCCAGAAAGGCCGCCGTGACGCCGGTGCGACCTACGCACAACTTTATGAACCCGACCAAGTCGGCTGAGGCCAAGATGCGAGTCAAGGTGGAGACTCCGACCATGAATGTCACTCCCAACAGAGCTTCTCCGCGAGCCCGAGGGGGTCGGGGGTCCAGAATGGCATTCAGTGACACTCTGAGACCGTCGCCAGTGGAGTCCGGTGTGGAGTCTGGTTTGGAGAAGTCCGATGGGCCCGATAACCGACCCACCACCGCAGACTCGAACTGGAGTAACATTACCGACCCCATGGATCGGTTTTCGTTCGAGGAGGACTAG